The genomic window TGCCGCCTGGAATAGAGGGCACGGTTGTAGATGCAAGGGTGTTTTCAAGAAAGGGCACAGCGAAAGACGGGAGGGCCAAGAGCATAGAGGAAGAAGATATTCTGAGGCTTCAGCGTGACCTGGAGGAAGAAATACGGATAGTAAAGGAAGATAAGTTCCGCAAGGTACGACAGCTGCTTGCTGACCGGAAGGTTTTAGAGGATGTAAAAGACTCCGAGACAAAGGAAGTTTTATGCCAGAAGGGCAAAAAACTTACGGAAAAGCATATAGAGAGAATCAAGAATGAGCATCTAATCGGTGTAAAGATAGCTGACTTTGATGTGAAAGAAAAAATAGGCATTGTAAACAATGAAGCAAACCAGTATGTACGCTACCTTGAGTCAAGGTATGATGAGCGTATTGACAGAGTTAAAAGAGGCGATGAGCTTCCGCCCGGAGTAAACAAGCTTGTTAAAGTATACATAGCCATGAAGCGCAAGCTGCAGATTGGCGATAAGATGGCCGGCAGGCACGGAAATAAAGGCGTAGTGGCAATGGTATTGCCCGATGAGGATATGCCGTATCTTCCTGACGGCACGCCTGTGGATATAGTTCTGAACCCGCTTGGAGTTCCTTCAAGAATGAATGTGGGGCAGATACTTGAAACACATCTGGGATGGGCGGCAAAGACGCTGGGCATTTATGTTGCAACGCCTGTATTTGAAGGAGCAAAAGAGGGTGATATAAAGGATATGCTGAAGAAAGCGGGACTCCCCGGCACAGGTCAGATAACACTTTGTGACGGCAGGACAGGCGAACCGTTCAAGAGGCCTGTGACTGTCGGATACATGTATATGCTGAAACTTCATCATCTTGTTGACGACAAGATGCATGCGCGCTCAATAGGGCCTTATTCACTGGTGACACAGCAGCCGCTCGGAGGAAAGGCGCAGTTCGGAGGCCAGAGGCTGGGTGAGATGGAGGTCTGGGCGCTGGAGGCATACGGCGCAGCCTATACACTGCAGGAATTCCTAACTGTAAAAAGTGATGATGTAACCGGCAGAACCCGTATGTATGAGGCAATAGTTAAGGGCGATGCGACTCTGGAGCCTGGCGTTCCTGAGTCTTTCCATGTATTAATAAAAGAACTCCAGAGCCTTGCGCTTGATGTAGAGCTTCTGGAGAAAAAAGGTAAGGGGGAATAGCTTGGCAGAGGAAACCTATACTATTTTTCAAAGGCCGAAAAATCCGACCGACTTTGAGGCGCTGAGAATTAAAATTGCCTCGCCTGAAAAAATAAGGGAGTGGTCTTACGGAGAGGTTAAGAAACCTGAGACGATAAACTATCGTACGTTCAAGCCTGAGCGTGACGGCCTTTTCTGTGCAAAAATCTTCGGCCCGATGAAGGACTGGGAGTGTATATGCGGAAAATACAAGAGAATGAAGCACAGGGGTATTGTATGCGATAAGTGCGGTGTTGAGGTAATACAGTCCAAGGTCAGAAGATACAGGCTCGGGCATATTGAACTTTCAACGCCGGTTGCGCACATCTGGTTCCTCAAAGGCGTGCCGAGCAGAATAGGCACATTGCTTGATATGACAATGCGGCACCTTGAAAAGGCGCTGTATTTTGAAAGCTATGTTGTGATTGACCGCGGGGATACAAAGCTTAAAGAGAAAGAACTTCTCACAGAAGACGAATATAAGAAAAAGAGCGCAGAGCTTGGGACCAGTTTCAAAGCAGGAATGGGCGCTGAAGCAATAAGGGAACTTCTCAGGAGAGTGGACCTTGATGTTCTAAGTAAAGAACTGAAGAATAAGATACGAGACGCCGTATCCATAGGCGTTAAAAAGAAACTCACCAAGAGGCTCAAGGTTGTCGAGTCTTTCAAGAATTCAGGGAACAAGCCGGAGTGGATGATAATGGATGTAATACCGGTTCTGCCGCCTGACCTCAGGCCCTTGGTGCCGCTTGAAGGCGGAAGGTTTGCGACATCAGACCTGAATGACCTTTACAGAAGGGTAATAAACAGAAACAACAGATTAAAAAGGCTGATGGAATTAAAGGCTCCAAGCGTAATCATAAAGAATGAGAAAAGGATGCTTCAGGAAGCGGTTGACGCCCTGTTTGATAATGGCAGGAGAGGCCGTGTATTGAAGACGGCAACGAAGAGGCCGTTGAAGTCTTTGAGTGACATGATAAAAGGAAAGCAGGGGCGTTTCCGCCAGAATCTTCTTGGAAAACGGGTTGACTATTCAGGCAGGTCTGTTATCGTAGTAGGCCCTGAACTTAAGCTTCACCAGTGCGGCCTTCCAAAGAGGATGGCGCTGGAACTCTTCAAACCTCTTGTGTTCAGTAGGCTTGAGGAGAAGGGTTTTGCTACCACAATAAAGGCTGCAAAAAAGCTTGTTGAACAAGAACAGCCTGAGATATGGGATGCGCTGGAAGAGGTTATAAGAGAACATCCTGTGCTTTTAAACCGCGCTCCTACCCTTCACAGGCTTGGTATACAGGCATTTGATCCTATTCTTGTTGAAGGCAAGGCAATAAAGCTTCATCCCTTGGTCTGTACAGCATTCAACGCTGATTTTGACGGTGACCAGATGGCAGTTCATGTGCCATTGTCGATAGAAGCGCAGATAGAGGCTCGGGTTCTGATGATGGCTGTTAACAATATCCTTTCGCCTGCAAACGGGAAACCGATACTTGTGCCTACGCAGGACATGGTTCTTGGAATATATTATCTGACGAAAGAGAAGACAGGCGCGAAGGGTGAGGGCAAGGTGTTTTCCGGGGCCGAGGACGTTAGAATTGCTTATGACGCAGGAGTCCTCGATGAACATGCAAGGATTAAGGTGAAGATGGACGGTCAGTTTGTTGACAGCACATGCGGAAGGGCGCTGTTCAGCGAGATAGTTCCGGAGGCAATTCCGTTTGCTTTTGTGAACAAGACGCTTACCAAGAAGGAACTCACAAAGATAATAGAATACTCCTATGCGAATGTCGGCAAGAGGGCAACTGTTGTGTTTCTTGATAATATTAAGAAACTCGGATTTGAGTATGCCACAAAGTCAGGGATGTCCATATGCATGGCGGATATGCATATACCATCCAAGAAGGCGGAACTTATAAGAGAAGCCGAGCATGAAGTTATTGACGTGCAGAAGCAGTATGGAGATGGGCTTATCACCCAGGGCGAGCGGTACAATAAGGTAATAGATATATGGGCTAATGTCACAGAAGAAATAGCCGATGAGATGATGAAGGAACTCGGCGCGGAAGACGGCAAGAAATTTTCAGAGGAAGACCTCAAGGAAAGAAGGTCATTTAACAGCATCTTTATGATGGCTGATTCAGGGGCCAGGGGAAGCACAGCGCAGATAAGGCAGCTTGCGGGCATGAGAGGCCTTATGGCGAAGCCTTCAGGCGAGATTATTGAAACGCCGATTACTGCAAACTTCAGGGAAGGCCTCACCCCGCTGCAGTACTTCATCTCTACTCATGGCGCAAGGAAAGGCCTTGCTGACACAGCTTTGAAAACAGCTAACTCAGGGTACCTTACGAGGAGGCTGGTTGATGTTGCACAGGATGTAATTATAATGGAGGAGGATTGCGGCACCAGTGACGGGATAGTTGTTACTTCCCTTATAGAGGGCGGCGAAATAATTCAGCCTCTGGAAGAAAGGATTCTGGGAAGGACCATTGCTGAAGACATAAAAGACCCGATATCAAAAGAGAAAATTGCAGGCAAGAATAGTGCGATAGATGAAGAACTGACCCAAAAAATAATAGATGCCGGAATAGACCGGGCAAAGATACGGTCTGTTCTTACCTGCCAGTCTATGTTTGGTGCTTGCGCGGCATGTTATGGAAGAGACCTTGCAAGGGGCGGGCATGTTGAACTCGGAGAAGCAGTAGGGGTCATAGCAGCCCAGTCCATAGGCGAACCGGGCACCCAGCTGACAATGAGGACGTTCCATATAGGCGGCGCAGCCTCAAAGATAGTTGAACAGACAGTGCTTGAGGCAAAGAACTCAGGTACGATTAAGTTTATAAATATAAACACAGTTAAAAACAGGGAAGGTTTGCTGGTTGTGATGAACAGAAACGTAAACATTGCTGTTGTAGATTCAAAGGGCAGGGAAAAAGAGAAATACCCTGTCGTCTATGGAGCAAAGCTTCTTGTCGGCAACGGGCAGAAGGTGGAAATCGGACAGAGGCTGGTTGAATGGGATCCTTATTCAACTCCGATACTGACAGAAGTAGGCGGAAGAATAGCCCTTGGCGATATTGCTGAGAACGTGACTATCAAGGAAGAAGTGGATGAGATGACAGGCCTTTCCCATAAGGTTATTATTGATTATCCCACCAACATGAGGCCCAGGATATCAATAAAGGATGAGCATGGCAAGGTAACGCTTAAGATTCCTTCGACAGGCAACCTTGCGCGGTATCTGCTGCCGGCAGGCGCGCATATACTCGTTGACAGAAACCAGATTGTTGCTCCGGGCGATATCCTTGCGAAGATGCCTCGTGAAACTACAAAGACAAAGGATATAACAGGCGGCCTTCCGAGGGTTGCGGAACTGTTTGAGGCCAGGCGGCCCAAAGAGCAGGCCATTGTTACGGAGATTGACGGCATGGTGGAATTCAAGGGCGCGCATAAAGGCATGAGGGTTGTTGTAGTTAAGGGAAGCAGCGAATCAAGAGAATACCTCATACCAAAGGGCAAACATGTCAGCGTTCATGAAGGAGACTGGGTCAAGGCAGGCGAGCCGTTAATGGATGGAGCGGTAAATCCGCACAGCATACTTGATATTCTGGGCCCCAGGGAACTCCAGAGATATCTTGTTGATGAGGTTCAGAAGGTTTATCGTCTGCAGGGCGTTTCTATAAACGATAAACACATTGAGGTTATTGTCAGGCAGATGATGAAGAAAGTAAGGATCGAAGACCCCGGAGACACAAACTTATTGATAGGAGAACAGGTGGACAGGGTGGTGTTCCAGGCAGAAAATGCAAAGATAAAAGGAAAAGGCAAAAAACCTGCGCAGGGCAAGCCGTTGCTTTTAGGCATAACCAAGGCGTCTCTCGCAACAGAGAGTTTTGTATCTGCAGCATCCTTTCAGGAAACCACAAGGGTTCTTACAGAGGCTGCTATAAACGGCTCTGTTGATGAACTCAGGGGACTGAAGGAAAATGTTATAATGGGTAGAGTTATTCCTGTGGGTACAGGTATAGCAAAATACCGGAACACATTTGTGAAGAGGGAAATACAGCAGTTATTTGCGTCTGCAGAATCTGCTCCTCCGGAAGAATAAAAAAAGTTAGGAGTTCGGAAGTTAAAAGTGAAAATACGCCGAACTCCTAACTAAACACTCCAAATATCGGGAAGGCTCTCAAATGAGAAGATTCAGAGAGACAATTCACCGCATGTCAGGATTAACTTTTAAAAAATAAAAAACCAGCGGTAAACTAATAATGGGGAGGGTTGCAGATGGCAGATGAACATTCTTTTGACATAGTAAGCAAGGTTGACATGCAGGAGGTATTAAATTCTATTCAGCAGGCGACAAAAGAGATTGGCCAGAGGTTTGATTTCAAGGGGAGCAAGAGCAGCATAGATTTCAGCAAAGAAAATGCAGAGATTACCCTAATCTCTGATGATGAGCAGAAGATGAAGAGCGTCGTCGACATACTCCAGTCAAAGCTCGTGAAGCGCGGTGTATCCCTTAAATCCCTTGAGTACGGCAAGATTGAG from Nitrospirota bacterium includes these protein-coding regions:
- the rpoC gene encoding DNA-directed RNA polymerase subunit beta' — protein: MAEETYTIFQRPKNPTDFEALRIKIASPEKIREWSYGEVKKPETINYRTFKPERDGLFCAKIFGPMKDWECICGKYKRMKHRGIVCDKCGVEVIQSKVRRYRLGHIELSTPVAHIWFLKGVPSRIGTLLDMTMRHLEKALYFESYVVIDRGDTKLKEKELLTEDEYKKKSAELGTSFKAGMGAEAIRELLRRVDLDVLSKELKNKIRDAVSIGVKKKLTKRLKVVESFKNSGNKPEWMIMDVIPVLPPDLRPLVPLEGGRFATSDLNDLYRRVINRNNRLKRLMELKAPSVIIKNEKRMLQEAVDALFDNGRRGRVLKTATKRPLKSLSDMIKGKQGRFRQNLLGKRVDYSGRSVIVVGPELKLHQCGLPKRMALELFKPLVFSRLEEKGFATTIKAAKKLVEQEQPEIWDALEEVIREHPVLLNRAPTLHRLGIQAFDPILVEGKAIKLHPLVCTAFNADFDGDQMAVHVPLSIEAQIEARVLMMAVNNILSPANGKPILVPTQDMVLGIYYLTKEKTGAKGEGKVFSGAEDVRIAYDAGVLDEHARIKVKMDGQFVDSTCGRALFSEIVPEAIPFAFVNKTLTKKELTKIIEYSYANVGKRATVVFLDNIKKLGFEYATKSGMSICMADMHIPSKKAELIREAEHEVIDVQKQYGDGLITQGERYNKVIDIWANVTEEIADEMMKELGAEDGKKFSEEDLKERRSFNSIFMMADSGARGSTAQIRQLAGMRGLMAKPSGEIIETPITANFREGLTPLQYFISTHGARKGLADTALKTANSGYLTRRLVDVAQDVIIMEEDCGTSDGIVVTSLIEGGEIIQPLEERILGRTIAEDIKDPISKEKIAGKNSAIDEELTQKIIDAGIDRAKIRSVLTCQSMFGACAACYGRDLARGGHVELGEAVGVIAAQSIGEPGTQLTMRTFHIGGAASKIVEQTVLEAKNSGTIKFININTVKNREGLLVVMNRNVNIAVVDSKGREKEKYPVVYGAKLLVGNGQKVEIGQRLVEWDPYSTPILTEVGGRIALGDIAENVTIKEEVDEMTGLSHKVIIDYPTNMRPRISIKDEHGKVTLKIPSTGNLARYLLPAGAHILVDRNQIVAPGDILAKMPRETTKTKDITGGLPRVAELFEARRPKEQAIVTEIDGMVEFKGAHKGMRVVVVKGSSESREYLIPKGKHVSVHEGDWVKAGEPLMDGAVNPHSILDILGPRELQRYLVDEVQKVYRLQGVSINDKHIEVIVRQMMKKVRIEDPGDTNLLIGEQVDRVVFQAENAKIKGKGKKPAQGKPLLLGITKASLATESFVSAASFQETTRVLTEAAINGSVDELRGLKENVIMGRVIPVGTGIAKYRNTFVKREIQQLFASAESAPPEE
- a CDS encoding YajQ family cyclic di-GMP-binding protein, with protein sequence MADEHSFDIVSKVDMQEVLNSIQQATKEIGQRFDFKGSKSSIDFSKENAEITLISDDEQKMKSVVDILQSKLVKRGVSLKSLEYGKIEPAASSTVRQVIKLQQGIAQEKAKEIAKIIKDSKMKVQAEIQKDQLRIRAKKIDDLQLVITMLKGKDFGIHMEFVNYR